A window from Exiguobacterium marinum DSM 16307 encodes these proteins:
- a CDS encoding acetyltransferase, translating into MEWIVIFGAGGHAQVIIDILELMGLYRIAGIYDDSPELVGKFIYGYPVLGLIGANSIIRKGIIGVGDNDRRASIAIKVGERMPDFEFISAIHPSAIVGRNVSIGPGVAVMAGSVINPNSVLQEHCVVNTMASVDHNCRLEPFSSIAPGAHLGGGVTIGTRSFIGMGATVIHNIHVGPDTVVGAGATVVSNLPSQVIAYGTPAKVTRGREVRETYL; encoded by the coding sequence ATGGAGTGGATTGTGATTTTTGGTGCAGGCGGTCACGCACAAGTCATTATTGATATCTTAGAATTAATGGGGCTCTATCGAATTGCGGGCATTTACGATGACAGTCCAGAACTCGTAGGGAAATTCATCTATGGTTATCCCGTTCTTGGTCTAATTGGTGCTAATTCTATCATTCGAAAAGGAATCATCGGTGTCGGGGATAACGATCGTCGTGCGTCCATCGCAATCAAGGTAGGAGAACGTATGCCAGATTTTGAGTTTATTTCAGCGATTCATCCGAGCGCGATTGTCGGACGTAACGTGTCCATCGGTCCTGGGGTCGCCGTGATGGCGGGTAGTGTCATTAATCCGAATTCTGTCCTTCAAGAACATTGTGTCGTCAATACGATGGCTTCGGTTGATCACAATTGTCGTCTTGAACCCTTTAGCTCGATTGCACCTGGTGCACATCTTGGCGGTGGTGTAACAATCGGGACTAGATCTTTCATCGGCATGGGGGCCACGGTCATTCATAACATTCACGTCGGACCCGACACAGTCGTCGGCGCCGGAGCGACTGTTGTCTCCAACCTACCAAGTCAAGTAATTGCTTATGGAACACCAGCTAAGGTCACGCGTGGCCGTGAAGTCCGAGAGACATATTTATAA